A window from Enterocloster bolteae encodes these proteins:
- a CDS encoding DeoR/GlpR family DNA-binding transcription regulator, translating into MTMVLKDRLDHLRGIVKTEKKVKVTELSQRFDVTEETIRRDLERLELEGLITRTHGGAVLKVENMFDRLGYTHRSRTNVEEKKKIAQIVASIIPMQATLFADASSTVMEALTLMADRDDITVLTNSIPVLSSLNQSGLNIMSTGGANNRVSCSLQGIIARTTIMNYHVDFVLTSCKGLKLDEGAYDSREGETEIKQLMISRGQKTIMMADHTKFDRTSFVKYCSFQQIDILVTDRRPADEWMELLEEYQIRILYPEAEDAYIKETGNS; encoded by the coding sequence ATGACAATGGTGTTAAAAGACAGGCTGGACCACCTGAGAGGGATTGTCAAGACTGAGAAAAAGGTAAAGGTGACTGAGCTGAGCCAGAGATTTGACGTGACGGAAGAAACCATACGCCGTGATTTGGAGAGGCTGGAGCTGGAAGGTCTTATTACGCGGACCCATGGAGGGGCGGTGCTGAAGGTGGAGAATATGTTTGACAGATTGGGGTATACACACAGAAGCAGGACAAACGTGGAAGAGAAGAAAAAGATTGCGCAGATTGTGGCATCCATCATCCCCATGCAGGCAACGCTTTTTGCCGATGCCAGCTCCACTGTGATGGAGGCACTTACCCTGATGGCGGACCGGGATGATATTACGGTGCTCACCAATTCCATCCCGGTCTTAAGCTCCCTGAATCAGTCAGGCCTTAACATTATGTCTACCGGAGGCGCCAACAACAGGGTATCCTGCTCCCTGCAGGGAATCATAGCCAGAACCACTATCATGAACTATCATGTGGATTTTGTCCTGACCAGCTGCAAGGGATTGAAGCTGGACGAGGGCGCGTATGACTCCAGGGAAGGGGAGACGGAAATAAAGCAGCTTATGATTTCGAGAGGGCAGAAAACCATTATGATGGCAGACCATACGAAGTTTGACAGGACGTCATTTGTGAAGTATTGCAGTTTCCAGCAGATTGACATACTGGTCACGGACCGACGGCCGGCGGATGAGTGGATGGAGCTGTTGGAGGAGTACCAAATCCGCATTCTGTATCCTGAGGCCGAGGACGCATATATAAAGGAAACAGGAAACAGCTGA
- a CDS encoding rhamnulokinase → MKESLYAAADIGATGIKMAAAVYDGRKLRIVDTYSEPNLPKVKDGHEFADIGHMLKTIRDGLGWLGENGRFVSLGIDTYGNGYGILDAEGKLIQEPYHYRDRRIDGIMDQVHRCFTDWQLYEQMGNYPVKTRALFHLYRDVLDCSPNIMRGERFLPLSSLLEYLITGQASVERTIASVLYLLEQDGRQWNYEVFRKLGIPEKLFGPLSEPGRPNGSITRSFAAGAGIEGVPVISVAGHDTESALMAAPGLDKTKVFVSLGTSFIFGARVKAPVVNRESFHDRFKNMRGVGGTYSLCKDFPGFWILERCMEQWRKQVPRLDYEAVCAAAEKVRDNRTFIDISDDRFRVSGDNLPETIREYCLETGQKCVEGIGDTSRCLFESYALYLKWNIRRLSRITGETYRELVAVNGGVRNRLLMQMFADAAGIPVVAGSPLASVGGNLLMQLYAAGEAKTLWELEQIASATWEPVVYESSHLSRWDEWLEYLEHRGLGMYRT, encoded by the coding sequence ATGAAAGAGTCCTTGTATGCGGCAGCCGATATCGGGGCCACAGGAATCAAAATGGCAGCTGCCGTGTATGACGGCAGGAAGCTGCGGATAGTGGATACATATTCAGAGCCAAACCTCCCAAAGGTGAAGGACGGCCATGAGTTTGCCGACATAGGGCACATGCTTAAGACCATAAGGGACGGGCTGGGGTGGCTTGGAGAGAACGGGCGTTTTGTCTCCCTGGGAATTGATACCTATGGAAACGGATACGGCATACTGGACGCTGAGGGAAAACTGATTCAGGAGCCGTATCACTACCGGGACCGGAGAATTGACGGAATCATGGACCAGGTTCACCGTTGCTTTACGGATTGGCAGTTGTATGAGCAGATGGGGAATTACCCGGTAAAGACCAGGGCCTTGTTTCATCTCTACCGGGACGTACTGGACTGTTCGCCGAACATCATGAGAGGAGAGCGTTTTCTTCCTTTGTCCAGCCTGCTGGAATATCTGATTACAGGCCAGGCTTCCGTAGAGAGAACCATAGCATCTGTTCTGTATCTGCTGGAACAGGATGGGAGACAGTGGAATTATGAGGTGTTCAGAAAGCTTGGCATACCAGAGAAGCTGTTTGGCCCCCTGTCGGAACCGGGAAGGCCCAATGGTAGCATAACGCGGTCCTTTGCGGCGGGGGCCGGCATAGAAGGCGTTCCCGTGATCAGCGTTGCGGGACATGACACAGAGTCGGCACTCATGGCTGCTCCCGGACTTGATAAGACAAAGGTATTTGTCAGCCTGGGTACATCCTTTATCTTTGGAGCCAGAGTGAAAGCGCCTGTGGTAAACCGGGAAAGCTTTCATGACCGGTTTAAAAATATGCGGGGAGTTGGAGGAACCTATTCCCTGTGCAAGGATTTTCCGGGATTCTGGATATTGGAGCGCTGCATGGAGCAGTGGAGGAAACAGGTGCCTCGGCTGGATTATGAGGCAGTTTGCGCGGCAGCAGAAAAGGTAAGAGACAACCGGACTTTTATTGATATAAGCGACGACAGGTTCCGGGTGTCGGGGGATAATCTTCCGGAAACCATCAGGGAGTACTGCCTGGAGACAGGACAGAAGTGCGTGGAGGGCATTGGGGATACCAGCAGATGTCTGTTTGAGAGCTATGCCCTGTATCTGAAGTGGAATATCAGGAGATTATCACGTATCACAGGGGAAACCTACCGGGAGCTGGTGGCGGTTAACGGGGGAGTGAGAAACAGGCTGCTGATGCAGATGTTTGCGGACGCAGCCGGTATTCCGGTGGTGGCAGGAAGCCCGTTAGCTTCTGTCGGAGGGAATCTTCTGATGCAGCTTTATGCGGCAGGCGAGGCAAAAACCTTATGGGAGCTGGAACAGATTGCGTCCGCCACCTGGGAACCTGTTGTTTATGAAAGCAGCCATTTGAGCCGTTGGGATGAATGGCTGGAGTATTTGGAACACAGAGGTTTGGGCATGTATCGCACGTAA
- a CDS encoding class II aldolase/adducin family protein — MMDSRIKTEIMDEIMEIGASMEDMGLVNTFEGNLSIKDGDLLYITPGRTSKKKLTHDNICVFDESTGEKLWGGRPSSETKMHRGAYTVKEGLHGVIHCHAPYLTAHAVTHVPLDFKCHPELLFHFKDIPVAPYGMPGSDEIIENARPYLLHRNLVLMANHGVLSIASNLALACQRVVAAEKFARVMCIARQIGEPVDIPETEIYRLLGRELEL; from the coding sequence ATGATGGACAGTAGAATTAAGACAGAAATAATGGATGAAATCATGGAGATAGGAGCTTCCATGGAAGATATGGGGCTGGTTAATACATTTGAGGGAAACCTTTCCATTAAGGACGGGGATCTGCTTTACATAACGCCAGGAAGGACCAGTAAGAAAAAGCTTACCCATGACAATATCTGCGTGTTTGACGAGAGCACCGGGGAGAAGTTATGGGGCGGAAGACCGTCTTCTGAGACAAAGATGCACCGGGGCGCTTATACGGTGAAGGAAGGGCTTCACGGTGTCATACACTGTCACGCTCCCTATCTGACCGCCCATGCAGTAACCCATGTGCCGCTGGACTTCAAGTGCCATCCGGAGCTTCTGTTTCATTTTAAGGATATTCCGGTGGCTCCTTACGGAATGCCTGGATCAGATGAAATTATTGAGAATGCAAGGCCCTATCTGCTTCACAGAAACCTGGTGCTGATGGCCAACCACGGTGTTTTGAGCATTGCCTCCAATCTGGCCCTGGCATGCCAGCGGGTGGTGGCAGCCGAAAAATTTGCAAGGGTTATGTGCATTGCAAGGCAGATTGGGGAACCGGTGGATATCCCTGAGACAGAAATATACCGTCTGTTGGGAAGAGAATTAGAGTTATAA
- a CDS encoding ABC transporter ATP-binding protein, translating into MSDEKLLEVVDLQAGYNGMAVVHDVSFSVREGEILAILGSNGSGKTTTLRAITGTIKPMSGIIRYKGEDITGMPPFKLVSKGIAMVPEGRMLFGGMTVEDNLLMGAYLNQDKKAIQERLKLVYELFPRVEERKKQTASTLSGGEQQMVAIARGLMSDPKLLILDEPSLGLMHKLVQEIFKFVKEIAAIGITVIIVEQNAVDTLALCDYAFVIQNGESVIEGRGEDLLSNEDVKRAYLGG; encoded by the coding sequence ATGAGTGATGAGAAGTTATTGGAAGTAGTTGACCTGCAGGCGGGATATAACGGCATGGCCGTAGTGCACGATGTGTCCTTCAGTGTACGCGAGGGCGAAATCCTGGCCATCCTTGGTTCTAACGGTTCAGGCAAAACCACCACCCTCAGGGCCATTACAGGTACTATCAAGCCCATGAGCGGCATCATACGCTACAAAGGAGAGGACATCACGGGTATGCCGCCTTTTAAACTGGTCAGCAAGGGAATCGCGATGGTGCCTGAAGGAAGGATGCTGTTTGGGGGTATGACGGTGGAGGATAACCTGTTGATGGGCGCCTATCTGAACCAGGACAAAAAAGCCATACAGGAGCGCCTGAAGCTGGTATATGAACTGTTCCCAAGGGTGGAGGAGAGAAAAAAGCAGACTGCCAGCACTCTCTCCGGAGGTGAACAGCAGATGGTGGCAATTGCCAGAGGCCTCATGTCAGACCCAAAGCTGCTTATACTGGATGAACCATCTCTGGGTCTGATGCACAAGCTGGTACAGGAAATATTCAAGTTTGTAAAAGAGATAGCGGCTATTGGAATTACGGTAATCATAGTGGAACAAAACGCAGTGGACACGCTGGCCCTGTGTGATTATGCCTTTGTTATACAGAATGGGGAATCTGTCATCGAGGGCAGAGGAGAGGATCTGCTGAGCAACGAGGATGTAAAGCGGGCGTATCTGGGCGGATGA
- a CDS encoding pyridoxal phosphate-dependent aminotransferase: MLTTAERMEHMPFSGIRVVMEKATQMDARGEHVIHLELGRPDFDTPQVIKEAAYKSLEKGNVFYTSNYGSMELRTAVAEKLRVENNIHYDPSEILITVGVGEGTFNAFGAYLEEGDEVLIPDPVWLNYIHVPEYFGAKAVPYTLKQENDYQIDMEELESKITDRTKMVVIISPNNPTGGVLERETLEKLANIAIRHDLYVISDEIYEKLIFDGEKHISIASLPGMKERTITLNGFSKAYSMTGWRLGYMAAPKDIISASVRLHQHINTCASSFVQEAGITALKQAGPDVQKMLAEYQRRRDYVVEAINQIDGLSCNKPKGAFYLFINIKELGKSAMEMAEYFLEEAKVAMVPGTAFGAAGEGYLRLSYASSYENLAEACARIKAAVEKLRSK; this comes from the coding sequence ATGCTTACAACTGCCGAACGTATGGAACACATGCCGTTTTCCGGAATAAGAGTGGTGATGGAAAAAGCAACTCAGATGGACGCCCGCGGGGAACATGTCATCCATCTGGAACTGGGACGTCCTGATTTTGACACGCCTCAGGTAATCAAGGAAGCCGCCTATAAGAGCCTGGAAAAGGGAAATGTATTTTACACCTCAAATTACGGCTCCATGGAACTGCGTACCGCTGTTGCCGAAAAGCTCAGGGTAGAAAACAACATTCATTATGATCCCTCAGAAATCCTGATTACCGTGGGCGTAGGCGAGGGAACCTTTAATGCCTTCGGGGCTTACCTGGAAGAAGGAGACGAGGTCCTGATTCCTGACCCTGTATGGTTAAATTACATCCATGTGCCTGAATACTTTGGCGCCAAGGCAGTACCCTATACTCTGAAGCAGGAAAATGACTATCAGATTGACATGGAAGAACTGGAGAGCAAAATCACAGACCGGACAAAAATGGTTGTCATTATCTCCCCCAATAATCCCACCGGAGGCGTACTGGAAAGGGAAACACTGGAGAAACTGGCCAACATCGCCATCCGTCACGATCTGTATGTCATATCCGATGAGATATACGAGAAGCTGATATTTGACGGTGAAAAACACATAAGCATTGCATCTCTTCCGGGAATGAAGGAACGTACCATAACCCTGAACGGCTTTTCCAAAGCATACTCCATGACAGGATGGCGCCTGGGTTATATGGCAGCTCCAAAGGATATCATCTCTGCATCTGTCCGGCTTCACCAGCACATCAATACCTGTGCGTCCTCCTTTGTGCAGGAAGCAGGCATCACTGCCCTTAAGCAGGCCGGGCCTGACGTACAGAAAATGCTGGCCGAGTATCAGAGACGGCGGGACTATGTGGTGGAAGCCATCAACCAGATTGACGGGTTAAGCTGCAATAAACCCAAAGGAGCATTTTATCTCTTTATCAACATCAAAGAGTTAGGTAAGAGCGCCATGGAAATGGCAGAGTACTTCCTGGAGGAGGCAAAAGTGGCCATGGTTCCCGGAACTGCCTTCGGAGCAGCCGGGGAGGGGTATCTGCGCCTGTCCTATGCAAGCAGCTATGAAAATCTGGCAGAAGCCTGCGCGCGCATTAAGGCTGCCGTGGAAAAACTACGCAGCAAATAA
- a CDS encoding sugar phosphate isomerase/epimerase family protein yields the protein MMYTNLNPRTMGLNHHPYEDLLAAAGKCGFGGIEVPAHAFGSVEKAREAGKVLESRGMKWGLMMGPCDMFRAGDEEFDKALEQWARWLERARAAGCSRAYNHFWPGADERDFEENFEWHRNRLQRIYHIMKENGFQYGLEFMGARTVCSKFRYPFIRTISGTMALADSVSREIGFVFDCIHWYTSGARKDDLYLYLNNMERVVNLHLDDAYPGRGPDQQEDRERAMPNQWGIIDSTAIVRAFHEKGYEGPVIVEPMAPTTERYETMKLEEAVREAALCLNGVLQEAGVFI from the coding sequence ATGATGTATACAAATTTAAACCCCAGGACTATGGGACTGAACCATCATCCCTATGAAGATTTGCTTGCGGCAGCCGGCAAGTGCGGATTTGGAGGCATCGAAGTCCCGGCCCATGCATTTGGAAGTGTGGAAAAGGCGAGAGAGGCAGGAAAGGTGCTGGAGAGCCGGGGAATGAAGTGGGGATTGATGATGGGACCCTGCGACATGTTCCGGGCGGGGGATGAAGAATTTGACAAGGCGCTGGAACAGTGGGCCAGGTGGCTTGAACGGGCCAGAGCCGCTGGGTGCAGCAGGGCATATAATCATTTCTGGCCCGGAGCAGATGAACGTGACTTCGAGGAAAACTTTGAGTGGCATCGCAACCGCCTTCAGAGGATTTATCACATTATGAAGGAAAACGGATTCCAGTATGGCCTGGAATTTATGGGAGCAAGGACCGTGTGCAGTAAGTTCAGGTACCCATTCATACGGACTATCAGCGGCACCATGGCCCTGGCGGACAGTGTGAGCCGCGAAATCGGTTTTGTATTTGACTGTATTCACTGGTATACATCAGGTGCCAGGAAGGATGACCTGTATCTATATCTGAACAATATGGAGCGGGTGGTAAACCTGCACCTGGATGATGCGTACCCGGGAAGGGGACCGGACCAGCAGGAGGACCGGGAGAGGGCCATGCCAAACCAGTGGGGAATCATTGATTCCACAGCTATTGTAAGGGCGTTTCATGAGAAGGGTTATGAAGGACCTGTCATCGTGGAACCCATGGCTCCCACCACAGAACGTTATGAAACCATGAAATTGGAGGAAGCAGTACGGGAAGCAGCGCTGTGCCTGAATGGGGTATTACAGGAAGCCGGCGTCTTCATATAA
- a CDS encoding class II fructose-bisphosphate aldolase: MLKTLDEVLPKYINADAAVGAFNLALFPDTKVLIEAAEEMNAPVILQISPVVAEFMGYDYWGMIAGEMARRSTAEVVLHLDHANMVEPIWKALDAGFSSVMFDGSQLPFEDNVRITNEVVKRAERYGASVEAEIGSVAYLGRDSHKDQLTDPKEAAAFADASGCGCLAVSVGTTHMMRTQTANIQYDLLESIQNEVKVPLVIHGSTGLPDSQLVKMRGYHVCKVNIGTALRVAFDKGLRAELEERPNDYIYIDLLKRPLEDEKQVVRKKMELLGF; the protein is encoded by the coding sequence ATGCTGAAGACGTTAGACGAAGTATTACCCAAGTATATAAATGCCGATGCAGCGGTAGGCGCCTTTAATCTTGCCCTTTTTCCGGATACAAAGGTCCTGATAGAGGCGGCCGAGGAGATGAATGCCCCCGTCATTCTGCAGATTAGTCCTGTGGTGGCAGAATTCATGGGATATGATTATTGGGGTATGATTGCCGGGGAAATGGCCCGCAGGTCAACGGCAGAGGTGGTCCTGCATCTGGACCATGCCAATATGGTAGAGCCTATCTGGAAAGCCCTGGATGCCGGTTTTTCTTCAGTTATGTTTGACGGCTCCCAGCTCCCTTTTGAGGATAATGTGCGTATTACCAATGAAGTGGTAAAGCGGGCAGAGCGTTACGGCGCGTCCGTGGAAGCAGAAATCGGATCCGTGGCCTATCTGGGAAGGGACAGCCATAAGGACCAGCTGACAGACCCCAAAGAAGCCGCTGCTTTCGCAGACGCTTCGGGATGCGGCTGTCTGGCCGTGTCAGTGGGAACCACCCATATGATGCGCACACAGACCGCCAATATACAGTATGACCTTTTGGAGAGCATTCAGAATGAAGTAAAGGTGCCTCTTGTGATTCACGGTTCTACCGGACTTCCGGACAGCCAGCTGGTTAAGATGCGCGGCTACCATGTGTGCAAGGTCAATATTGGAACAGCGCTCAGGGTGGCGTTTGACAAGGGGCTGAGAGCAGAACTGGAAGAACGGCCCAATGATTATATTTATATAGACCTTCTGAAGCGGCCGTTGGAGGACGAAAAACAGGTGGTCAGAAAAAAGATGGAACTTTTAGGATTTTAA
- a CDS encoding RraA family protein, whose product MANVGCRIRKEFERPDRKLVEAFKDIPVANIDDCMNRTAAVDSQLKPMNKARLLGTAFTVKAPAGDNLMFHKALDMAKPGDVLVIATFGSQSRSLCGEIMTRYAMSKGLAGFVVDGCIRDSVEIGQITDFPVYAKGVTPNGPYKNGPGEINFPVSCGNQVICPGDILVGDGDGLLVIKPEEAAELAERAKKVSQDETKQFAGIAAGTGLNRDWVDAKLESIGVEYVD is encoded by the coding sequence ATGGCAAATGTAGGGTGCAGGATCAGAAAAGAATTCGAGAGGCCGGACAGGAAATTGGTTGAGGCCTTTAAGGACATTCCGGTGGCTAATATTGACGACTGCATGAACCGGACAGCAGCTGTGGATTCCCAGCTGAAGCCCATGAATAAAGCCAGGCTTCTGGGAACTGCGTTTACGGTGAAGGCTCCGGCGGGGGATAACCTGATGTTTCATAAGGCACTGGATATGGCAAAGCCGGGAGATGTGCTGGTGATAGCCACATTTGGCAGCCAGAGCAGGTCTCTGTGCGGTGAAATTATGACGCGGTACGCTATGTCCAAGGGGCTGGCAGGTTTTGTGGTGGACGGGTGTATCCGGGACAGCGTGGAAATCGGACAGATAACGGATTTCCCGGTGTATGCAAAAGGCGTGACCCCCAATGGACCCTATAAGAACGGGCCGGGTGAAATCAATTTTCCGGTATCCTGCGGAAACCAGGTCATCTGTCCCGGGGATATTCTGGTAGGCGACGGGGACGGCCTGCTGGTCATAAAGCCTGAGGAAGCTGCCGAGCTGGCGGAAAGAGCAAAGAAAGTGAGCCAGGATGAGACAAAGCAGTTTGCGGGCATTGCAGCCGGAACCGGATTAAACCGCGACTGGGTGGACGCGAAACTTGAAAGCATAGGTGTGGAGTACGTGGACTGA
- a CDS encoding 5-oxoprolinase subunit B family protein — translation MSGAVLRLCGDCAVTVEFENEISIETNRKVIALKYRIEGEHVPGIRELVPSYRSLLIHYDPLKIPYNELERLVEEWTGDAGEIALPKPVITEIPVLYEGEDIGEIARIEKKTVDEIIKIHSQSDYFVYMLGFAPGHPYTARFEHPFSFRRRESPRVRIAGGSVVVQQGLSDIIPFDQPCGWNIIGMTPIKVCDYRKENPFLLRAGQWIRHIPVSRAQYEDIKSQADAGIYVCRTYEKEA, via the coding sequence ATGAGTGGTGCTGTGTTGCGGTTATGCGGTGACTGTGCGGTTACAGTTGAATTTGAGAATGAAATATCTATTGAGACGAACAGAAAAGTCATTGCGCTTAAGTACCGGATTGAGGGGGAACATGTCCCCGGCATAAGAGAACTGGTTCCGTCATACCGTTCCCTGCTGATTCACTACGACCCCTTAAAGATACCATACAATGAGCTGGAGCGCCTTGTGGAGGAATGGACCGGCGATGCGGGGGAAATTGCCCTGCCCAAGCCGGTCATAACAGAAATACCGGTTCTCTATGAAGGGGAGGATATCGGGGAGATAGCCAGGATTGAGAAAAAGACAGTGGATGAAATCATAAAGATTCACAGTCAGAGCGATTACTTTGTGTATATGCTGGGATTTGCTCCGGGTCATCCCTATACAGCCAGGTTTGAGCACCCTTTTTCCTTCAGGCGGAGGGAGAGTCCAAGGGTACGCATAGCAGGGGGAAGCGTGGTGGTACAGCAGGGGCTCAGCGATATTATACCCTTTGACCAGCCCTGCGGCTGGAATATCATAGGCATGACCCCCATAAAGGTGTGCGACTACAGGAAGGAGAATCCTTTCCTGCTCAGAGCAGGGCAATGGATTCGCCATATTCCCGTGAGCAGGGCCCAATATGAGGATATCAAGTCCCAGGCTGACGCCGGAATCTATGTCTGCCGGACCTATGAAAAGGAGGCATAG
- a CDS encoding ABC transporter substrate-binding protein, with the protein MYKKFLAAALAVTMVLGLAGCGGSGGSTQAASSQEKESSAAPAGSTGESTTAQAEGADAPAVIKVGFLTPLSGNNATYGAQCKAAGQMIADVINEEHPEMAMALAKTAGIPALNGAKIELVFADSKGDPTTATSEAKRLITEEGIVALTGQYTSAITKAVAVVTETYGIPLLTAGSSPSLTTPETGLEWYFRFGPNDTYYIRDSFEFIKQLNEEQDAGLMTVALVSEDTEFGANIRIEEERMAEEYGIEVVENITYSSSATNVSSEVMKIKAANPDVIMMSSYASDAILYLKTFKEQNYVPKMLLGQRGGFVQTDFLDAMGKDTEFIYTTGGWSADIDTDTSKQLIELYKQYTPDGADLSEGHCKDMINVLLIALGINQAGTTEPEALNEALRNLEVDTSTLPIPWNAITMDEYGQNTSANAFVLQMRDGKYQTVYPSDYAAIEPVLPMPAWNER; encoded by the coding sequence ATGTACAAGAAGTTTTTAGCAGCAGCATTAGCAGTCACCATGGTATTGGGATTAGCAGGTTGCGGAGGTTCCGGGGGCAGTACCCAGGCAGCATCCTCTCAGGAGAAGGAATCGTCTGCGGCACCGGCGGGTTCCACCGGGGAAAGCACCACGGCACAGGCAGAGGGTGCCGACGCACCGGCTGTGATTAAAGTCGGATTCCTTACACCTCTTTCCGGCAACAATGCAACCTACGGTGCCCAGTGCAAGGCGGCCGGGCAGATGATTGCAGATGTAATCAACGAGGAGCATCCTGAAATGGCAATGGCCCTGGCAAAGACAGCCGGAATTCCCGCCCTTAACGGTGCTAAGATTGAGCTTGTGTTTGCCGATTCCAAGGGAGATCCCACCACAGCCACCTCAGAGGCAAAGCGTTTGATTACAGAAGAGGGGATTGTGGCACTGACAGGACAGTATACCAGCGCTATCACCAAGGCAGTGGCTGTTGTAACTGAAACCTATGGTATCCCGCTTCTGACAGCAGGTTCATCGCCTTCCCTGACAACCCCGGAGACAGGGCTTGAATGGTATTTCAGGTTTGGCCCCAATGATACATATTATATCCGCGATTCCTTTGAATTTATCAAACAGCTGAATGAAGAGCAGGATGCAGGCCTTATGACAGTGGCTCTTGTTTCTGAAGATACAGAGTTCGGAGCTAATATAAGGATTGAGGAAGAGAGGATGGCTGAGGAGTACGGTATTGAGGTGGTTGAGAATATTACCTATTCCTCCTCAGCAACCAACGTTTCATCCGAGGTAATGAAAATAAAGGCAGCCAATCCGGATGTAATCATGATGTCCTCCTATGCTTCTGATGCAATCCTTTATCTGAAGACATTCAAGGAGCAGAATTATGTTCCTAAGATGCTGTTGGGACAGCGCGGCGGATTTGTGCAGACAGACTTCCTGGATGCAATGGGCAAGGATACGGAATTTATTTATACCACAGGCGGATGGTCGGCCGACATTGATACAGATACAAGCAAACAGCTGATTGAACTGTATAAGCAGTACACGCCAGACGGCGCGGATTTAAGCGAGGGCCACTGTAAGGACATGATTAACGTACTTCTCATTGCCCTGGGCATCAACCAGGCCGGAACCACAGAGCCTGAGGCGCTGAATGAGGCTCTGAGGAACCTGGAAGTGGATACATCCACACTGCCTATTCCGTGGAATGCAATCACCATGGATGAATACGGCCAGAACACCTCTGCCAATGCATTTGTACTGCAGATGCGGGACGGAAAGTATCAGACCGTGTATCCTTCAGACTATGCTGCCATTGAACCGGTTCTTCCTATGCCTGCCTGGAATGAAAGATAA
- a CDS encoding LysR family transcriptional regulator — translation MDLSEIETFLTIVNTKSITKTADILFLSQPTVSHRLKALEKELGFPLIVRKKGFKNVELTSKGSEFVSIAERYISLWKETQVLAQDRDSTLLSIGCTDSLNIALFAGFYRQMEASGCPIDLDIHTHQSSELYSILDRHDIDIGFVYYHLHYKNILSERIYQERLYLVQSDEPAICKSLIHTEELDPSLELFLNWDANFQIWHDQWLTGYSRPRIIVDTITLLNHVWTDKKSWMIAPESVINELYHYRRLYVSELKNPPPDRVCYKIKHRFPSSATQTAVAYFEQALGNYLCQVKSSLRIGEIWGADI, via the coding sequence ATGGACCTTTCTGAAATCGAAACCTTCCTCACCATTGTGAATACAAAAAGCATCACAAAAACAGCGGATATCCTGTTTCTAAGCCAGCCCACCGTAAGCCACAGGCTAAAGGCCCTTGAAAAGGAGCTGGGCTTCCCGCTGATTGTCCGGAAAAAGGGGTTTAAAAACGTTGAGCTCACCTCCAAAGGCAGCGAGTTTGTATCCATCGCCGAGCGGTACATATCCCTGTGGAAGGAAACCCAGGTACTGGCCCAGGACAGAGACAGCACTCTTTTGTCCATCGGATGCACGGACAGTCTGAACATCGCCCTGTTTGCAGGCTTCTACCGGCAGATGGAGGCCTCCGGCTGTCCCATTGATCTGGACATCCATACCCACCAGTCCTCGGAGCTCTACAGCATACTGGACCGCCACGACATCGACATTGGTTTTGTATATTACCACCTGCACTATAAGAACATCCTTTCAGAGCGCATCTATCAGGAACGCCTGTATCTGGTGCAGTCAGACGAACCCGCCATATGCAAATCACTGATCCACACCGAGGAACTGGACCCATCCCTGGAATTATTTCTGAACTGGGATGCCAACTTCCAGATCTGGCACGACCAATGGCTGACCGGATACTCCAGGCCGCGGATTATCGTAGATACCATCACCCTCCTCAATCATGTGTGGACGGATAAGAAAAGCTGGATGATCGCCCCGGAATCCGTGATTAACGAACTGTATCATTACAGACGCCTCTATGTCAGCGAACTGAAAAATCCGCCTCCGGACAGGGTGTGTTACAAAATCAAGCACCGCTTCCCCAGCTCCGCCACCCAGACAGCCGTCGCATACTTTGAGCAGGCCCTGGGAAACTACCTATGCCAGGTCAAATCCTCTCTCCGCATCGGAGAGATATGGGGCGCTGATATATAA